A single genomic interval of Hoplias malabaricus isolate fHopMal1 chromosome 7, fHopMal1.hap1, whole genome shotgun sequence harbors:
- the taf1a gene encoding TATA box-binding protein-associated factor RNA polymerase I subunit A — MDDIVAERNFSGPDGDSSSGDESDTKIKTSTLYEAPTSARSKETGFHKTARLCLKGIRDALLHLRWQDAALFLAEYSQTLEDTTVKKQLLASEIIWRLGAEILQHHPKANLDDFNAMYERLKNCGVKHYAKICLEHCFHLLLNGQFNDAKRQLSIAASWSYGKQNAKQALELSLIQAYCGFLDYFLWCTKKHSVISAGDQKTDNETDMEMHSYFKQSSVALQEIIQQPGVWDPFILSYVDMLEFYNDKATALNVLKDYAYRQDYPANPNAHVYLYKFLKRHGAPQVKLIGTLRVLHYLVPSHELMLEFSCLLRKEGHKKVDSLKESLAVAMDLLDYPCWKLDLRAWKCLLKILTVFQNELLTNPVREEWKKRKEIWLLMHFRYCNAVEDFLHNKECLQLKTKVALIIGKSQFYQYLKARTWSRMQDGNHEMQTTATD; from the exons ATGGATGATATCGTAGCAGAACGTAACTTTTCAGGACCTGATGGAGATTCGTCTTCGGGGGATGAATCTGACACGAAGATTAAAACCAGTACACTGTATGAGGCTCCAACTAGTG CACGGAGTAAAGAAACTGGATTTCATAAGACTGCAAGATTATGTCTGAAGGGCATTAGGGATGCCTTGCTGCACCTTCGCTGGCAAGACGCTGCACTCTTTTTAGCTGAATACTCTCAAACATTGGAAGACACCACAGTCAAAAAGCAGTTACTAGCAAGTGAG ATTATTTGGAGATTGGGTGCTGAGATCCTACAGCACCATCCAAAAGCCAATCTTGATGATTTCAATGCTATGTATGAGCGGTTGAAAAACTGTGGAGTGAAGCATTATGCCAAG ATCTGTTTGGAGCACTGTTTTCACCTTCTGTTGAATGGCCAATTTAATGATGCCAAACGTCAGCTGTCAATTGCAGCAAGCTGGAGTTATGGCAAGCAGAATGCAAAACAGGCTTTGGAGCTGAGTCTCATCCAGGCATACTGCGGCTTTCTGGATTATTTCCTCTGGTGTACGAAGAAGCATTCTGTCATCAGTGCGGGTGACCAGAAAACAG atAATGAGACAGACATGGAGATGCACAGTTACTTCAAACAATCCTCAGTTGCCCTGCAGGAAATTATCCAACAGCCTGGTGTTTGGGATCCTTTTATATTGAGCTATGTTGAT ATGTTGGAGTTCTACAATGATAAGGCCACAGCTCTGAATGTATTGAAGGACTATGCTTACAGACAGGATTACCCAGCAAATCCCAATGCTCATGTCTACCTGTATAAGTTTCTGAAGAGGCACGGAGCCCCACAAGTCAAACTTATAGGCACTCTGAGG GTACTGCACTATTTAGTTCCCAGTCATGAGCTGATGCTAGAGTTTTCTTGTCTTCTACGGAAAGAAG GACATAAGAAAGTAGACAGTCTGAAAGAGTCTCTTGCCGTTGCAATGGATCTGCTTGACTATCCCTGCTGGAAGTTAGATTTGAGAGCATGGAAATGTCTACTGAAGATTTTGACGGTCTTTCAAAATGA gctTCTCACAAATCCTGTAAGAGAAGAAtggaagaaaaggaaagaaatctGGCTGCTAATGCACTTTCGATATTGTAATGCTGTTGAGGATTTTTTACACAACAAAGAATGTCTGCAGCTCAAAACCAAAGTGGCATTAATTATAGGAAAAT CTCAATTCTATCAATATTTGAAGGCCAGAACGTGGAGTCGTATGCAGGATGGTAATCATGAAATGCAGACGACGGCTACAGATTGA
- the mia3 gene encoding transport and Golgi organization protein 1 homolog, producing the protein MAGIFSRFYHFILFFYVCFSEGSPERRFSDYKRCADDECSMLLVRGKAAKDFSGPDCRFLSFKKGETIYVYYKLSGQRSDVWAGSVGSSFGYFPKDFLNINHIYTDKEVEVSAEETDFVCFDTGVDKFESYDIDFLLSNSLLLNESDGQSEKSEGSDYKEDVESNANNLETLEELPKDASDGDIKDSDIQPEENKAEEVDSTEDIHNLEPTEPIQQPLEIEDSDGSDNPYVVEDDSEIDQEHTDDADLQTETKDFEDELSSDNAGAVEKIEHVTEVDAIPKLKTTLGTTFDAVTSDDEDTKRVTPYFDEEESKTLADHEDKQIEEGQDKPALLPTAEKNTHIEDDTLYPSELEDEDHPTEPVVEKQDDATGANKDGNMWSSLGDKVFNIVSGGERTVTHEDTEDEEEEDDDDEDTDQDISEKDSDDQIPLQISEINEDEIEIKHSNEDSAAKDSFPSRDTETVETKQSDVDPISEDPILSKDTKEGNTKQSDIESMSEDPVLSKDTKEGNTKQSDIESMSEDPVLSKDTKEGNTKQSDIDSMSEDPVLSKDTEEINTKSSNAHFISEDIILPNDTTDTVMSEQDSKIFEQEDELEELESGEESEASKESLDVDETLTDIIVESEQATTTSDSDKPVEEVVEKTIQKATTTESIQSKEMESPPKEGAENASQFNAKTDIETDNVENDVVHDMVQQQKPAAEEETEIVQEKDEQIDRVKKDIVELFESTLKAEQQETEEPAIYEENEDSEELLEDENAILSTETELTNKIEDVEVATENNEPPKEPKHHITTQTNENTKSNMVPSLESSDSSSDKESDQESIDDDIPVEIQEKPDTSKENEYSENVLRLMILRDHLKDDEMERIQKYLDLKDLFRIEAMFSDLEQELKSVKESKSETSENIERKLESILEVSENFILDEIEKILDAREQKAQDLGKPLDPVMFDEEAAILDDFQELAFALRKKYSAVSDSVPLVEDSQSHFEMEKMNVSEVVEDSVNSIPVAEVAEAPEALQEVDQLSDVNAEESESHNQDMGIEEDSGHFNKNKDIQTGFKDTEEVQRGPQAILETPVDIALGFEMDPSSGSLEPPSASEFYDKTNYEQASTSVSDDLWSRLILDSEFLLKYAETMIATLPEEWQPGPTFHGLPWKPVVTTAIIGILTVLIFTWRTILAVKGRTYLLTEKQLGEKIQQLVSEKSAALLKITELNNMIKQHEEKLKTSEKSRCSTEQEFKGIKTRYQDLQNQREELRSSITQLREKIAKTQEENKTLNDKMVTMHQKIEKHQNSLKSHEEERLKVQVLMDEAKLREDALKAQLLSFEKDNGALKEQKKTLLRDAKDWQEKHEKLSEEIKVYYKTQKDLEDSLVHKENEIDVLTSCIAELKGLEVCEGTDAHTGDTKLSNGDAAVTEKKGDPIKLRLKQMMDVSRIKAKLSVIEDERNRYLENLLREQKSRQELEEQFQKVVHDQTNLKNEKTHLESQYNNLQQRLEITTELYQQKENALQQKLTQEELERREKETKLSEVDGRALQAEEELGSLRQKVKDMQEEMQQNERALKAEIAVQEKKAHENWLKARASERALIEEKRESANLRQKIVECSDRMSDLEHTLYKSAPPDRHVPAPRRGGDSYGPSPVSGGAPSPPLMIEGPGRPPSAPVGRRNEPFGPRPPSDAHGRFSDLGHPLPNRPELYAPRTSSPCTQDGSTAPVDAKAEASSQVATDTTEAFQLSKSQNQGSFLPSPIRDSPVTNSNAPPKAYGPPPMGGQFPHPSDGPLPSMSRPPNGHPPMIPPGLPLGPDPRFRPPHMDSYGPTPLRPYGPVVPPFARGMPMRDLPPMGPPPPPFGPHNFPPDFPGPRDLPFRPRPFPPGPLPPSGPMAPPPFGARDFRGHTPTVAQTSRDCEMTQATGHATDGPPQQENAPDTAISSMAEP; encoded by the exons ATGGCTGGAATCTTCTCCCGATtttaccattttattttatttttctacgtTTGTTTTTCTGAAGGTTCGCCGGAGCGGCGGTTCTCCGACTACAAGAGATGTGCCGACGATGAATGCAGTA TGCTCCTCGTTCGAGGGAAGGCAGCAAAAGATTTCTCTGGACCAGACTGTCGCTTTTTGTCGTTCAAAAAAGGGGAGACTATATACGTGTACTATAAACTCTCAGGGCAGAGGTCGGATGTGTGGGCGGGAAGT GTTGGCAGCAGTTTTGGCTATTTCCCAAAAGACTTTCTTAACATCAATCACATATACACTGACAAAGAAGTAGAAGTGTCAGCAGAG GAAACTGACTTTGTCTGCTTTGACACTGGAGTAGATAAATTTGAAAGCTATGAcattgattttttattaagtaatTCACTTTTATTAAATGAGAGTGATGGCCAAAGTGAGAAATCAGAAGGATCTGATTACAAGGAAGATGTAGAGAGTAATGCCAATAATTTGGAGACATTGGAAGAACTTCCTAAAGATGCCAGTGATGGGGACATTAAAGATTCAGATATTCAACCTGAAGAAAATAAAGCTGAAGAGGTGGATAGCACAGAGGATATTCACAACTTGGAGCCTACCGAACCTATTCAACAACCTTTGGAAATAGAAGATTCAGATGGCAGTGACAATCCTTATGTTGTTGAAGATGATTCTGAAATTGATCAGGAGCATACAGATGATGCAGATTTACAAACAGAAACCAAAGACTTTGAAGACGAGCTTTCATCAGACAATGCTGGTGCTGTAGAGAAAATTGAACATGTTACAGAGGTGGACGCAATACCTAAATTAAAAACTACATTGGGCACTACATTTGATGCTGTTACATCTGATGATGAAGACACAAAGCGAGTAACTCCTTATTTTGATGAAGAAGAAAGCAAAACATTAGCTGATCATGAGGATAAACAAATAGAGGAAGGTCAAGACAAACCTGCACTACTTCctactgcagaaaaaaacactCATATTGAGGATGACACACTTTATCCATCTGAGTTGGAAGATGAAGACCATCCAACAGAGCCTGTAGTGGAAAAACAAGACGATGCCACTGGGGCAAACAAAGATGGCAACATGTGGTCATCTTTAGGGGATAAAGTTTTTAACATTGTAAGTGGGGGTGAGAGAACTGTTACACATGAAGATACAGAGGAtgaggaagaagaagatgatgatgatgaggacaCTGATCAAGATATAAGTGAGAAAGATTCAGATGATCAAATACCTCTTCagatttcagaaataaatgaagATGAAATTGAAATAAAACACTCAAATGAGGATTCTGCAGCTAAGGACTCCTTTCCGTCAAGGGACACCGAAACAGTTGAAACAAAACAATCCGATGTTGACCCTATATCTGAGGACCCCATTTTATCAAAAGACACTAAAGAGGGTAACACAAAACAGTCTGATATTGAATCTATGTCTGAGGACCCTGTTTTATCAAAAGACACTAAAGAGGGTAACACAAAACAGTCTGATATTGAATCTATGTCTGAGGACCCTGTTTTATCAAAAGACACTAAAGAGGGTAACACAAAACAGTCTGATATTGACTCTATGTCTGAGGACCCTGTTTTATCAAAAGACACTGAAGAGATTAATACAAAATCGTCCAATGCTCACTTTATATCTGAGGACATTATTTTACCAAATGACACAACTGATACTGTAATGTCCGAACAAGATTCCAAAATTTTTGAACAAGAGGATGAATTAGAAGAGCTGGAAAGCGGTGAGGAATCTGAAGCTTCAAAAGAATCTTTAGATGTGGATGAGACCCTTACTGATATTATTGTTGAAAGTGAACAAGCTACCACAACATCTGACTCAGACAAGCCTGTTGAAGAGGTGGTAGAGAAAACCATTCAGAAGGCAACCACAACTGAAAGCATCCAGTCTAAAGAAATGGAGAGTCCCCCTAAGGAAGGTGCAGAAAATGCTTCTCAGTTTAATGCCAAGACAGATATAGAAACAGACAATGTGGAAAACGATGTAGTCCATGATATGGTCCAACAACAGAAACCTGCAGCTGAAGAAGAAACTGAAATTGTTCAGGAAAAAGATGAACAGATTGACAGAGTGAAAAAAGACATAGTTGAGTTATTTGAAAGCACACTGAAAGCAGAACAGCAGGAAACAGAAGAACCTGCCATTTACGAAGAAAATGAGGATTCTGAGGAGTTATTAGAAGATGAAAATGCAATATTATCCACAGAAACTGAGCTCACTAATAAAATTGAGGATGTAGAAGTAGCTACAGAAAACAACGAACCACCTAAAGAACCAAAACATCATATAACCACACAGacaaatgaaaatacaaaatCAAACATGGTTCCATCTTTAGAATCCTCAGACTCATCCAGTGATAAAGAGAGTGATCAAGAGTCTATTGATGATGATATCCCAGTTGAAATTCAGGAAAAGCCTGACACTAGCAAAGAGAATGAATACAGTGAAAATGTGCTGAGACTCATGATTTTAAGAGACCACCTTAAGGATGATGAAATGGAACGCATTCAGAAATACCTAGACCTGAAAGATCTCTTCAGAATTGAAGCAATGTTCTCTGATTTGGAGCAGGAGTTGAAGTCTGTTAAAGAGTCAAAATCAGAGACAAGTGAAAACATAGAAAGGAAACTGGAGAGTATCCTGGAGGTTTCTGAAAATTTCATACTGGATGAGATTGAGAAAATACTGGATGCCCGCGAACAGAAGGCCCAGGACCTTGGAAAGCCTTTGGACCCAGTGATGTTCGATGAGGAGGCTGCCATTTTGGATGACTTTCAGGAGTTGGCTTTTGCTCTACGTAAGAAGTACTCTGCAGTCAGTGACAGTGTCCCCTTGGTAGAAGACAGCCAATCTCACTTTGAAATGG agaaaatgaatgtgTCAGAAGTGGTGGAAGATTCAGTCAACAGTATCCCTGTAGCAGAAGTAGCTGAAGCTCCTGAAGCCCTTCAAGAAGTTGATCAGTTATCTGATGTCAATGCTGAGGAGAGTGAGTCCCACAACCAGGACATGGGCATTGAAGAGGACAGCGGAcatttcaataaaaataaagacattcAGACAGGCTTTAAAGACACTGAAGAGGTTCAAAGAGGACCACAAGCTATTTTGGAGACTCCTGTAGATATTGCATTAGGTTTTGAGATGGATCCATCTTCag GATCCTTAGAGCCCCCAAGTGCTTCTGAGTTCTATGACAAAACAAATTATGAGCAAGCCAGCACATCAGTTTCAGATGACCTTTGGAGCAGACTGATCCTTGACTCTGAATTTCTCTTGAAGTATGCAGAAACG ATGATAGCTACTTTGCCTGAGGAATGGCAGCCAGGCCCTACTTTCCACGGTCTTCCCTGGAAGCCTGTGGTTACTACAGCTATCATTGGAATCCTCACTGTTTTAATATTCACCTGGAGGACAATACTTGCT GTAAAAGGCAGAACATATTTAT TAACTGAAAAGCAGCTTGGGGAGAAGATACAACAGCTTGTCAGTGAAAAATCTGCCGCCCTCCTCAAAATAACAGAGCTGAACAATATG ATCAAGCAACATGAGGAAAAACTGAAGACTTCTGAAAAGTCCAGATGCTCTACAGAGCAGGAATTTAAAGGGATTAAG ACCCGTTACCAAGACCTCCAGAATCAGAGGGAGGAGCTACGATCTAGTATTACTCAACTCCGTGAAAAAATTGCAAAGACACAGGAAGAGAACAAAACTCTCAATGACAAG aTGGTTACAATGCAtcagaaaattgagaaacaCCAGAATAGTCTAAAGAGCCATGAAGAGGAACGCTTAAAG GTTCAGGTTCTTATGGATGAGGCCAAGCTCAGGGAGGATGCTCTGAAAGCTCAATTGCTGTCTTTTGAAAAGGATAATGGTGCCTTGAAAGAGCAGAAGAAAACT CTGTTGCGTGATGCCAAAGATTGgcaagaaaagcatgaaaaactCAGTGAAGAAATTAAAGTCTActataaaacacagaaagatTTGGAGGATTCCCTTGTgcacaaagaaaatgaaattgAT GTTTTGACTAGCTGCATTGCTGAACTGAAGGGCCTTGAGGTCTGTGAAGGTACAGACGCACATACAGGTGATACTAAACTCTCCAATGGGGATGCAGCTG TTACAGAGAAGAAGGGTGATCCTATTAAACTGCGCCTCAAACAGATGATGGATGTCTCAAGG aTCAAGGCCAAGCTTTCTGTGATAGAGGATGAACGAAATCGCTATTTGGAGAACTTACTGCGTGAACAGAAGTCAAGACAAGAACTAGAAG AGCAATTTCAGAAAGTGGTTCATGACCAAACAAATCTAAAAAATGAGAAAACTCATCTGGAATCCCAGTACAACAATCTCCAACAGAGACTGGAAATAACAACTGAATTATACCAGCAGAAAGAAAATGCTTTGCAGCA AAAACTCACTCAGGAAGAGCTGGAGCGGCGCGAGAAAGAGACCAAGCTGTCAGAGGTAGATGGCCGAGCCTTGCAGGCAGAAGAGGAATTGGGCAGCCTTAGACAGAAGGTGAAGGACATGCAGGAAGAAATGCAGCAGAATGAGAGGGCTCTCAAGGCAGAG ATTGCTgttcaagaaaaaaaagctcATGAAAACTGG TTAAAGGCCCGTGCGTCTGAACGAGCTCTgatagaagagaagagagagagcgctaaCCTGCGTCAAAA AATTGTGGAGTGCAGTGATAGGATGTCAGATTTAGAGCATACTCTGTATAAGTCAGCACCTCCAGACCGCCACGTGCCTGCTCCACGCAGAGGAG GTGATTCTTACGGTCCCTCACCTGTAAGTGGGGGTGCACCCTCTCCCCCTTTAATGATCGAGGGTCCTGGAcgtcctccttctgctcctGTGGGCCGAAGGAATGAGCCTTTTG GTCCACGACCTCCATCTGATGCCCACGGACGCTTTTCTGACCTTGGACATCCACTGCCTAATCGACCAG AATTGTATGCCCCTCGCACCTCATCTCCTTGCACACAGGATGGATCG acAGCCCCAGTAGATGCGAAGGCTGAAGCCTCATCACAGGTGGCCACTGACACTACGGAGGCA TTTCAGCTTTCAAAGTCTCAGAACCAGGGGTCATTTCTCCCGTCTCCGATCAGGGACTCTCCTGTCACAAATTCAAATGCTCCCCCAAAGGCGTATGGCCCCCCACCAATGGGTGGACAATTCCCACATCCATCTGACGGTCCACTTCCATCAATGTCTCGACCACCTAATGGCCATCCACCTATGATTCCTCCTGGGCTTCCTCTTGGACCAGACCCACGCTTCAGACCACCTCATATGGACTCATATGGACCTACTCCTTTGCGCCCGTATGGACCTGTCGTCCCTCCCTTTG CACGTGGAATGCCTATGAGAGATCTCCCTCCCATGggaccacctccaccaccattTGGTCCGCATAATTTCCCACCTGACTTTCCTGGACCTCGTGACTTACCTTTCCGTCCTCGGCCCTTCCCCCCTGGCCCTCTTCCTCCTTCCGGGCCCATGGCTCCACCCCCATTTGGTGCCCGGGACTTTCGTGGACACACTCCAACTGTGGCTCAAACTTCTAGGGACTGTGAGATGACCCAGGCGACTGGTCATGCTACAGATGGCCCCCCTCAACAGGAGAATGCACCGGACACAGCCATTTCTTCAATGGCTGAACCTTGA